The genomic segment TCTCATTTCTACAGCCGCCTGTATTTTCCTGCCGCAACGAATACGCCGTATCGCCGCCTGCCAATTACCGGCAGAGAGAGGGGCACCACAGCCATACCCATTTGAGTCAGTTTGCTCCGGATTTGAACCCGTTGCACAGTTGTCGGGGTTATCGTCTGGCACACTGTCATTATCATAATGGCAGGCGTCATCGCCATCATCGGAGTTAACCAAACCTGCGCTAGGTACTGACGGACAGTTGTCTGCACAGTCGGTGACGCCATCCGCGTCGCCATCAGAGGCCACCTGCCATAAACTGGTACCCTTGTTTGAATATACACGCACAAGCCCGCCGGGGTTAAGAACCACGGCTCATTAAGGATAGAGCTGCTATGAGTACAGCCAGAAGAGAGGCGGTAGATAAACGGTGTCAAGTCAAGTTGCCCTGCATAAACTATTCCTTATACCGTTATCGAATCAACGCACGCTTACCGGTCACTGTTCTGCCCTTCCCCGGTCGCAAGCCAATGCGCACACTCCCTGTCCAATTCGACTAACGCTCGACGCTCGTATTTTGAACTCTCTTCTGAGGTCAGGACGTCACGCCAGCGACCATTCGTGCCTTTGTTAATGAAGCTTTTTGCCCCTCCATTCCAGAAAGCGCCGCCGAGAGGAACACTTTTTTCTCCGTGCTCTTTCATGTAATCAAAACTACAGTGGCGCAGCACGGAATCCCATTGCGACTCGTCGATAGGGGTTTCGATAAACGCTGCTAACCGACGAATTTCTGCTGGCATATCGCGCTTGAGGTTTTCATAATGTAGGAGATAAACATTGGGTAAATCCCTTATTGCCCACCAGGATTGTATATTTTCCCAGAAGGGCCACCAGGGATACCCATCGTTATCGAGCCAGTCATGATAGTACTGGGCTATCGACGATGAGGGACGCTCAATCGGCGGTCCGACCCGGCCTGGCGTGTCATTTAGCGCCTCGTACCACGCGTCATTCGCTTTTGAATGATGGTTATACATGCTCCACAACACATCCCGCCCGTCACGGCCTATATACACATATTTTGCCTTTTCAGAAAAAACGAGCGCATCTACAGGTAGATGCGTTTTCAAAAATCGGCGATGCGTCTGCGACTCGATCATCGGAATCTTCACTGCCTTGGGGGGTACGCGGAGATCGACCCACGGTGACATGTCCGCAACCTCGACGCCCTCTGCGCCATTGAACAAGAGCTGGGCGACAATTTGTTGCACCCAGGTAGTGCCTGCTTTTGCATAGGTTGAGATGACGATATCGTCGTCTCTGAATTCAATATCATTCCAAATGGTGGAATCAAAATGATGATTTTGGAACTCTCTAAGCTTGACTGGAACGGGAACGGTATCCATGGGTTCTCCCTTTAAGACGCTATTAATCGGTGGTACCGTGCTTCGAGTACTGAGGCTACCTTTACTACTGTCTAAGTTCTTTCACCGGAATCTAAAACCGAGCCCGAAACCGTTCTCTCGACCGATCCAGGAACTCCGCCGAGATGTAAGACGCAAAAAAAGAATGCGAGTTTATGTGTCAAACCATCTGGGTATTTCTCACTTCCTCGGAAGCTATTCATTCTGTTCTTTATTTTTGGTGCAATGCGCCATAGAGATGTCGTGGTTTCTGACTCACCGCGCTTGTATTCTCTATCCATTCTATATTTCAAATACGTCTGTTCTGTCGATACATTTTTATCACTTCCTTTTCGTGTTATGGCATTCAGACAGCGTCGGAAAAAACCGTCGTTACCTGGCAAACTCAACTCATCGCTGTTGTATACGTCCCGAGATCAAAGTAATCCCGCCATACATTGATTTTTTCATTTTCCATCTCGAAAACGCCAAAGCAGGGAAGATCTATATCACCTGCAGTCGACTTGGTCTTGTCGACACCCTCGCAAAATTCGGTATTTCCCTCTTCGACAGTGTTAAGGATTTGCCAATCCGTTTCTGTCCAACTGTCGGAGAATACCGTGATGAAGTCTTTTATGTTGTCTTTGCCGACGATCGGCCGCATTGGCATATTGTGATACGCGCCATCATCGGTGAAAAACTCAGACAATTCGACGGGATCCAGCCGACTCCATGCCACGATAAAACGCCTGATCGTTGCAATATTTTTCATTACGGTTTTAGTTTCCCTTTTGTATTGTCTATATCAGTATCTGTGATTGACCGATGAATTCCACAGGTTCATGAGGCCAGAATCAGATGAGTGGGCACTGCTTAGTCAATCCAATCAGTCAAAGCCGCGCAGAGAACCGATTCTTCGGCCTCGCGCCACAGCGTGAGCCGCCTGGTCCTGTCAGTTTTTTTTACAGACAAACATCAGCTTAGCCCAAATCCGGCATAAAATGGGCGCTGGCACGATTCTTGTTATAGTCTATGCTAGTGTGACACACAGCATTCTTGCCACCCTATTCTAAGCATAACGCAATCAATAATTCAGGACAGACGACATGCAAAAAACAAATAAATTTGCTAATGCGACAGCGCTGAGCCGCTCCGGCCTACTTCTGGTAGCACTCAGTCTTACCGCGATGTTGAGCGGCTGTTTTTTCCAGAAAGCAGCGCGTGATAGCGCTCGCGTAGGCTACCTTACCAACGAGCCCTGGTGGTGCAAGGGTGCCTCCGACGCCGGTACATCTGTGTTGACCG from the Candidatus Marimicrobium litorale genome contains:
- a CDS encoding sulfotransferase domain-containing protein: MDTVPVPVKLREFQNHHFDSTIWNDIEFRDDDIVISTYAKAGTTWVQQIVAQLLFNGAEGVEVADMSPWVDLRVPPKAVKIPMIESQTHRRFLKTHLPVDALVFSEKAKYVYIGRDGRDVLWSMYNHHSKANDAWYEALNDTPGRVGPPIERPSSSIAQYYHDWLDNDGYPWWPFWENIQSWWAIRDLPNVYLLHYENLKRDMPAEIRRLAAFIETPIDESQWDSVLRHCSFDYMKEHGEKSVPLGGAFWNGGAKSFINKGTNGRWRDVLTSEESSKYERRALVELDRECAHWLATGEGQNSDR
- a CDS encoding limonene-1,2-epoxide hydrolase family protein: MKNIATIRRFIVAWSRLDPVELSEFFTDDGAYHNMPMRPIVGKDNIKDFITVFSDSWTETDWQILNTVEEGNTEFCEGVDKTKSTAGDIDLPCFGVFEMENEKINVWRDYFDLGTYTTAMS